A window of the Dryobates pubescens isolate bDryPub1 chromosome 36, bDryPub1.pri, whole genome shotgun sequence genome harbors these coding sequences:
- the KLHL11 gene encoding kelch-like protein 11 codes for MSDNMAAAAASPQPQAGPGQAAAEAEGGSPRGGGGDGEAEAEEFGCPAHCSDLAWRQNEQRRHGLYCDITLAFGGGRPGAAREYRAHRSVLAGATEYFTPLFSGGFAESRLDRVELQKWSSEGGPDPDTVEAVIGFMYTGSIRVSPGNVHEVLEMADRFLLSRLKDFCGEFLKKKLNLSNCVAVHSLAHMYSLSQLALKAQDMIRRNFHKIIQDEEFYTLPFHLVRDWLSDSEITVDSEEVLFETVLKWVQKNPEEREQYFEELFRLLRLSQMKPTYLTRQVKAERLVAGSEGCARLVAEAVESHALRCEQLRQGSPQPPSCPPALLPRGGQNMDVIMVVGGVSEGGDYLSECVGYFIEEDRWVNLPHIHNHLDGHAVVVTDSYVYVAGSMEPGFAKTVERYNPNRNYWEQVSNLVIRKHSFGLAEVRGNLYSIGGHGNFSPGFKDVAIYSPERDKWLTLEAAPKILRDVKAASVEDRFVYIAARTPVDSDSEDGLRAVFVRFDTETRQWQDVESLPLIDNYCCFQMSVADTNFYHTASCCPKSYPIDNEEAKAKISGRASEEILESLPPEVLSIEGAAICYYKDDVFIIGGWKNSDDTDKQYRKEAYRYCAERKRWMLLPPMPQPRCRATACHVRIPFRSLQGTQRYPMPQNLMWQKDRIRQMQERQLQEIQRHSLSLRRAPRSQIEC; via the exons ATGTCGGACAACATGGCGGCGGCCGCAGCCTCCCCGCAGCCGCAGGCGGGCCCGGGGCAGGCGGCGGCGGAGGCGGAGGGCGGCAGCccgcgcggcggcggcggggacgGCGAGGCCGAGGCGGAGGAGTTCGGGTGCCCGGCGCACTGCTCCGACCTGGCCTGGCGGCAGAACGAGCAGCGCCGCCACGGCCTCTATTGCGACATCACTCTGGCCTTCGGCGGCGGGCGGCCCGGGGCGGCCCGCGAGTACCGGGCGCACCGCTCCGTGCTGGCCGGCGCCACCGAGTACTTCACTCCGCTCTTCTCGGGGGGCTTCGCGGAGTCGCGCCTGGACCGCGTGGAGCTGCAGAAGTGGAGCTCGGAGGGCGGCCCCGACCCCGACACGGTGGAGGCCGTTATCGGCTTCATGTACACCGGCAGCATCCGCGTCAGCCCCGGCAACGTCCACGAGGTGCTGGAGATGGCCGACAG GTTCCTGCTGAGCCGCCTGAAGGACTTCTGCGGAGAGTTCCTGAAGAAGAAGCTGAACCTCTCCAACTGCGTGGCCGTGCACAGCCTGGCGCACATGTACTCCCTGAGCCAGCTGGCCCTGAAAGCCCAGGACATGATCCGCAGGAACTTCCACAAGATCATCCAGGACGAGGAGTTCTACACCCTGCCCTTCCACCTGGTCAGGGACTGGCTCTCGGACTCGGAGATCACAGTGGACTCCGAGGAGGTCCTCTTCGAGACGGTGCTGAAGTGGGTGCAGAAGAACCCCGAGGAGAGGGAGCAGTACTTCGAGGAGCtcttcaggctgctgaggctgtccCAGATGAAGCCGACCTACCTGACCCGGCAGGTGAAGGCCGAGCGGCTGGTGGCCGGCAGCGAGGGCTGCGCGCGGCTGGTGGCGGAGGCGGTGGAGAGCCACGCCCTGCGCTGCGAGCAGCTGcgccagggcagcccccagccccccagctgccccccggcCCTGCTGCCGCGCGGCGGGCAGAACATGGACGTGATCATGGTGGTGGGGGGCGTGTCGGAGGGGGGCGACTACCTGAGCGAGTGCGTGGGGTACTTCATCGAGGAGGATCGCTGGGTCaacctgccccacatccacaaCCACCTGGACGGCCACGCCGTGGTCGTCACCGACTCCTACGTCTACGTGGCCGGCTCCATGGAGCCCGGCTTCGCCAAGACCGTGGAGAGGTACAACCCCAACAGGAACTACTGGGAGCAGGTCTCCAACCTGGTCATCAGGAAGCACTCCTTCGGCCTGGCCGAGGTCAGGGGCAACCTGTACAGCATCGGGGGCCACGGCAACTTCAGCCCCGGCTTCAAGGACGTGGCCATCTACAGCCCCGAGAGGGACAAGTGGCTGACGCTGGAGGCGGCGCCCAAGATCCTGCGCGACGTCAAGGCGGCCTCGGTGGAGGACAGGTTCGTCTACATCGCCGCCCGCACGCCCGTGGACAGCGACAGCGAGGACGGGCTCCGCGCCGTCTTCGTCCGCTTCGACACCGAGACCAGGCAGTGGCAGGACGTGGAGTCCCTGCCCCTCATCGACAACTACTGCTGCTTCCAGATGTCCGTGGCCGACACCAACTTCTACCACAcggcctcctgctgccccaagAGCTACCCCATAGACAACGAGGAGGCCAAGGCCAAGATCTCGGGCAGGGCCTCGGAGGAGATCCTGGAGAGCCTGCCCCCCGAGGTGCTCAGCATCGAGGGCGCGGCCATCTGCTACTACAAGGACGACGTCTTCATCATCGGCGGCTGGAAGAACAGCGACGACACCGACAAGCAGTACCGCAAGGAGGCCTACCGCTACTGCGCCGAGCGGAAGCGCTggatgctgctgccccccatGCCGCAGCCCCGCTGCAGGGCCACCGCCTGCCACGTCAGGATCCCCTTCCGCAGCCTGCAGGGCACCCAGCGCTACCCCATGCCGCAGAACCTGATGTGGCAGAAGGATCGGATCCGGCAGAtgcaggagaggcagctgcaggagatccagcggcacagcctgagcctgcGCCGGGCGCCGCGCTCCCAGATCGAGTGctag